The Podospora pseudocomata strain CBS 415.72m chromosome 3, whole genome shotgun sequence genome window below encodes:
- the GLT1 gene encoding glutamate synthase [NADH] (MEROPS:MER1054487; COG:E; BUSCO:EOG092600T9; EggNog:ENOG503NUMZ), translating into MGEIKLTPEFDDRQTHLESEQYNYQPYEYQTENNDSWAGALPVKQGLYDPSLEKDACGVGFACHIKGKASHKIVSDARNLLCNMTHRGAVGSDARDGDGAGVMTSIPHKFFVKNFEREEGIKLPPLGQYAVGNLFFKPDPETLQESKRQLEDIAESLGLRVLGWRELPVDSTLLGPAAASREPTILQPFVVLQSAYGSGDAPEITDADKFDDRLFERQLYVLRKRATRTVGLQNWFYICSLSNKNIVYKGQLAPVQVYQYYHDLVNADYEAHFALVHSRFSTNTFPSWDRAQPLRWAAHNGEINTLRGNKNWMRAREGVMQSDIFGDELEDLYPVVEDGGSDSAAFDNVLELLTINGVLSLPEAVMLMVPEAWQGNSAMDPKKAAFYEWAACQMEPWDGPALFTFADGRFCGANLDRNGLRPCRFYVMDDDRIICASEVGTIPVEPERIIQKGRLQPGRMLLVDTHAGRIIDDSELKAAVSTRQDFRSWLDENLITMPNVLEKVGEDKSVVLAAKPDDFKLQEDPLLHAFGYTFEQVSLLLAPMASDEKEALGSMGNDAPLACLSQAPKLLYEYFRQLFAQVTNPPIDPIRESIVMSLECYVGPQGNLLEMDASQCGRLLLPSPILSIEEFNALNNMSKLYPEWTVKTIDITFPKTEGVQGYINHLDYICKEATAAIEARDRIIVLTDRNTSKDRVAVSALLASGMVHHHLVANKWRSMAALVVETAEAREVHHMCVLLGYGVDAINPYLAMECILKLNKEKLIKKKLTDEQLIHNYKHSVDGGILKVMSKMGISTLASYKGAQIFEALGVDDSVVDRCFRGTASRIKGITFELIAEDAFRLHERGFPSRYTVGVAGLPESGEYHWRDGGEAHINDPTSIANIQDAVRTKNDKSYEAYSRSEYEQIKACTLRGMLDFKFEETTPIPIEQVEPWTEIVRRFCTGAMSYGSISMESHSTLAVAMNRLGGKSNTGEGGEDPERSQVMPNGDTMRSAIKQVASGRFGVTSAYLADSDELQIKMAQGAKPGEGGELPGHKVSKSIARTRHSTPGVGLISPPPHHDIYSIEDLKQLIYDLKCSSPRSRVSVKLVSETGVGIVASGVAKAKADHILISGHDGGTGASRWTGIKYAGLPWELGLAETHQTLVLNDLRGRVVVQTDGQLRTGRDVALACLLGAEEWGFATTPLIAMGCIMMRKCLHPSTTVRTLAGVTTIAEINVGDTLLDDNHLPVLVLAVDEVKRGPMKEIHYKEFDSREKKSFKCTPDHILPLRTYGTAPSLVCSQNGDKVDWQVYWLTRCDRSGLERESCSLRWDQAAHFLYRDLVDSQDHTPTEEEVHSYVDSRVEAHFHAAGHDDNPPEFDDFLRQIANQELKNEPGLVREALHSAVQEYLDSIPSDVPMEDLEVDDVELVDLGPEIGQQFRDIELPSSTYGGSYRPGSSQYTSRPNSSLGHAGSSPLIPLGHRPFSRSQSALTGGSNGQPSRMPVLHEADAASSDAMSTLGESSLMPLPSATLDRFAKLRSGLNNGCQCGGVRRICRRFPTEQQGRFVYDLLRSEHHHLVDPYIVRDGDDFRMTVTRYEGLCSKQVKKNHLKLYRAPLAFAPHPANVQRSVPIDPWLLGFWLGDGSTGGPIVSSSDLEVKVWLHSHVAELNASRPAGARPLHVSEHLQQKAGDAIPGTNHYANHNTYTYKISSQEGMPGYHWNPIQDGLRSLGLLGDKSGGIPDCYKTADEATRLAVIAGLIDSDGCYVKSHNTYRFTQRTDEHRKIVEDLRDLALSCGISVTGIDKEVNNQKFGDGWSDIPGDVFICYLGKGSAKFQQYLLMPRKRMNMAKTYYTDDARPFTVTDVEEDDYRAIQVSGSLFQLGNGLVTHNCHLNTCPVGIATQDPELRKKFTGTPEHVINFFYYVANELRAIMAKLGFRTVNEMIGRAEVLKVREDLRTNKTANIDLSLILTPAHKLRPGVATFNVRKQDHRLYVRLDNKLISEAELTLDKGLPSRIECDIVNTDRAMGTSLSYHVSKRFGEAGLPMDTIHVNIKGSAGQSFGAFLAPGITLELEGDANDYVGKGLSGGRLIVYPPRSAVFKAEENILIGNVCLYGATSGTAFFRGVAAERFAVRNSGATAVVEGVGDHGCEYMTGGRIVILGSTGRNFAAGMSGGIAYVLDIHQDFLTKLNTEMVEAGPVEDPEEVAYLRGLIEDHHHYTGSELAARILVDFNRALPRFIKVLPVDYKRVLAEEAAKAAEAKRAEYNLPIVSGVEQKKEAKKDVKKEHTEKLADIEESFGDQTRDKKKALVLDKTKGFMKYQRRSEKYRSAKTRVKDWAELSQRLDEDELKYQSARCMDCGVPFCQSDTGCPISNIIPKWNELVFQNQWQDALNRLLMTNNFPEFTGRVCPAPCEGACVLGINEDPVGIKSIECAIIDRGFEKGWMVPNPPEVRTGKKVAIIGSGPAGLAAADQLNKAGHLVTVYERADRLGGLLMYGIPNMKLDKRIVDRRTKFMADEGVIFKTGVSIGDDIKLMDLKAENDAVIIATGATVARDLPIKGRNLEGIHFAMEFLHKNTKSLLDSELADGSYISAKDKHVVVIGGGDTGNDCIGTSVRHGAKSVVNFELLPQPPPERARDNPWPQWPRIYRVDYGHTEVAQHTGKDPREFCIMSEEFVDDGSGKVKGINTVRVEWTKSASGGWDMKKVEGSQQFFPADLVLLSMGFLGPEARVLGDEIEKDARKNVKTPAGKYSTNVEGVFAAGDCRRGQSLIVWGINEGRQAAREVDLYLEKNTSLPVTGGIVKRTAEEVFTAIA; encoded by the exons ATGGGCGAGATCAAGCTGACCCCAGAATTCGATGATCGACAGACTCACCTAGAGTCTGAGCAATACAACTACCAGCCCTATGAATACCAGACAGAAAACAATGACTCGTGGGCTGGTGCTCTTCCGGTGAAGCA GGGGTTGTATGATCCCTCACTCGAGAAAGATGCGTGCGGTGTGGGCTTTGCTTGCCACATCAAGGGCAAGGCTAGCCACAAAATCGTCAGCGATG CGCGAAACCTTCTATGCAACATGACCCATCGTGGTGCCGTGGGATCTGATGCgcgagatggtgatggtgctggtgtcATGACATCCATTCCCCACAAGTTCTTTGTCAAGAACTTTGAGCGTGAGGAGGGCATCAAGCTTCCTCCATTGGGACAGTACGCTGTGGGCAATCTGTTCTTCAAGCCTGATCCAGAGACCCTGCAAGAGTCCAAGCGGCAGTTGGAAGATATTGCCGAGTCCTTGGGCTTGAGAGTCCTCGGGTGGCGAGAGCTTCCCGTGGACTCCACTCTCCTTGGtccggctgctgcttctcGCGAGCCTACCATTCTGCAGCCCTTTGTGGTTCTCCAGTCTGCCTATGGCTCTGGGGATGCTCCTGAGATTACGGACGCAGACAAGTTCGATGACAGGCTGTTCGAGAGACAACTCTATGTCCTCCGGAAGCGTGCCACCCGCACCGTCGGGCTTCAGAACTGGTTCTACATCTGCTCTCTGTCGAACAAGAACATTGTTTACAAGGGACAGTTGGCTCCAGTACAAGTCTACCAATACTACCACGATTTGGTGAATGCTGATTATGAGGCGCACTTTGCCTTGGTACACTCGCGTTTCTCTACCAACACCTTCCCATCTTGGGACCGTGCTCAGCCCCTGAGATGGGCCGCTCACAACG GTGAAATCAACACTCTCCGTGGTAACAAGAACTGGATGCGCGCTCGTGAAGGTGTCATGCAGTCCGACATTTTCGGTGATGAGCTCGAGGACCTCTACCCGGtcgttgaggatggtggttctGATTCCGCTGCCTTTGACAACGTGTTGGagctcctcaccatcaaTGGTGTTCTTTCTCTCCCAGAGGCCGTCATGCTCATGGTCCCCGAGGCCTGGCAGGGCAACAGTGCCATGGACCCCAAGAAGGCCGCATTCTACGAGTGGGCTGCTTGCCAGATGGAGCCCTGGGACGGTCCTGCTCTCTTCACCTTTGCCGATGGTCGTTTCTGCGGTGCCAACCTTGACCGTAACGGTCTTCGCCCTTGCCGCTTCTACGTGATGGATGATGACCGCATCATCTGCGCTTCCGAAGTTGGTACCATTCCCGTTGAGCCCGAAAGAATCATTCAGAAGGGCCGTCTGCAGCCTGGCCGCATGCTTCTCGTCGACACTCACGCCGGTCGTATTATCGATGACAGCGAGCTCAAGGCTGCTGTTTCCACCCGTCAGGACTTCAGATCCTGGCTCGATGAGAACCTGATCACCATGCCCAATGTCTTGGAgaaggttggcgaggacaAGAGCGTTGTGCTCGCCGCCAAGCCTGATGACTTCAAGCTCCAGGAGGACCCTCTTCTGCATGCTTTCGGCTACACCTTTGAACAGGTCAGCTTGCTGCTCGCTCCGATGGCCTCtgacgagaaggaggctCTCGGTTCCATGGGTAACGATGCTCCTCTTGCATGCCTGTCTCAGGCCCCCAAGCTGCTCTATGAGTACTTCCGTCAGCTGTTCGCTCAGGTCACCAACCCTCCTATCGATCCCATTAGAGAATCCATCGTCATGTCTCTAGAGTGCTATGTCGGACCTCAGGGCAACCTTTTGGAGATGGATGCTTCCCAGTGCGGCAGACTCCTCCTGCCCAGCCCCATCCTTTCCATTGAGGAGTTCAATGCCTTGAACAACATGTCCAAGCTCTACCCCGAGTGGACCGTCAAGACCATTGACATCACCTTCCCCAAGACCGAGGGTGTCCAGGGCTACATCAACCACCTTGACTACATCTGCAAGGAGGCCACTGCCGCCATCGAGGCTCGCGATCGCATCATTGTCCTGACTGACCGCAACACATCCAAGGATCGCGTTGCTGTCTCTGCCCTATTGGCTTCTGGTATGGttcaccatcatcttgttGCCAACAAGTGGCGTTCCATGGCTGCTCTCGTCGTTGAGACTGCCGAAGCTCGTGAGGTTCACCATATGTGTGTGCTTCTCGGGTACGGTgtggatgccatcaaccCCTACCTTGCGATGGAGTgcatcctcaagctcaacaaggagaagctcatcaagaagaagctcaccgACGAGCAGCTGATCCACAACTACAAGCACTCTGTTGACGGTGGTATCTTGAAGGTCATGAGCAAGATGGGTATTTCTACCCTCGCCAGTTACAAGGGTGCTCAGATCTTCGAGGCTCTCGGTGTTGACGACAGCGTTGTCGACCGCTGCTTCCGCGGCACTGCCTCCCGCATCAAGGGTATCACTTTCGAGCTCATTGCTGAGGACGCTTTCCGCCTCCACGAGCGTGGTTTCCCCTCGCGCTACactgttggtgttgctggcctTCCCGAGTCAGGCGAGTACCACTggcgtgatggtggtgaagctCACATCAACGACCCCACGTCGATTGCCAACATCCAGGACGCCGTCCGCACCAAGAACGACAAGTCGTACGAGGCCTACTCCCGCTCCGAGTATGAGCAGATCAAGGCCTGCACGCTCCGTGGCATGCTCGACTTCAAGTTTGAGGAGACcactcccatccccatcgaGCAGGTTGAGCCCTGGACCGAGATCGTGCGCCGCTTCTGCACTGGTGCCATGTCTTATGGTTCTATTTCCATGGAGTCTCACTCCACTCTCGCTGTGGCCATGAACAGACTTGGTGGCAAGTCCAACAccggtgaaggtggtgaggatcCTGAGCGCTCGCAGGTCATGCCCAACGGCGATACCATGCGCTCCGCCATCAAGCAGGTTGCCTCTGGCCGTTTCGGTGTCACGTCCGCCTACCTTGCCGACTCTGATGAGCTTCAGATCAAGATGGCCCAGGGTGCCAAGcccggtgagggtggtgagctgcCCGGCCACAAGGTCTCCAAGTCCATTGCCCGCACTCGTCACTCGACCCCTGGTGTCGGTTTGatctcgcctcctcctcatcacgATATTTACTCGATCGAGGATTTGAAGCAGCTCATTTACGACCTCAAGTGCTCGAGCCCTCGCTCGCGTGTGTCAGTGAAGCTTGTGTCCGAGACTGGTGTTGGTATTGTTGCCTCTGGTgtcgccaaggccaaggctgatCACATCTTGATCTCTGGTCACGATGGTGGTACCGGTGCTTCGCGCTGGACTGGTATCAAGTATGCCGGTCTCCCTTGGGAGTTGGGTCTTGCCGAGACTCATCAGACTTTGGTCTTGAACGATCTCCGTGGCCGTGTTGTTGTCCAGACTGATGGTCAGCTCCGCACTGGTCGCGATGTCGcccttgcttgcttgcttggtgCCGAGGAATGGGGTTTCGCTACCACCCCCTTGATTGCGATGGGTTGCATCATG ATGAGAAAGTGTTTACATCCCTCCACTACTGTCCGCACCCTCGCCGGCGTCACGACGATTGCCGAGATCAATGTCGGcgacaccctcctcgacgacaaccacctcccgGTCCTGGTCCTCGCCGTGGATGAGGTCAAGAGGGGCCCTATGAAGGAGATACACTACAAGGAGTTTGATTCTCGTGAGAAGAAAAGCTTCAAGTGCACTCCTGatcacatcctccccctgcGGACATATGGCACTGCCCCCTCCCTTGTCTGCTCCCAGAATGGGGACAAGGTCGACTGGCAGGTTTACTGGTTGACACGCTGTGACCGTTCCGGTCTTGAGAGAGAGTCGTGCAGTCTGAGGTGGGATCAGGCTGCTCATTTCCTCTACCGTGACCTTGTCGATAGTCAGGACCATACCCCgactgaagaggaggtccATAGCTATGTCGACAGTCGTGTGGAAGCACATTTTCACGCAGCCGGCCACGACGACAACCCCCCTGAGTTTGACGACTTTCTGCGCCAAATTGCTAACCAGGAGCTTAAGAATGAGCCTGGCCTGGTCAGAGAGGCACTGCATAGTGCTGTGCAAGAATATTTGGACAGCATACCATCAGACGTTCCCATGGAAGATTTAGAGGTAGATGATGTCGAGCTGGTGGACCTCGGACCTGAGATAGGACAACAGTTCCGCGACATTGAGCTCCCGTCCTCGACATATGGAGGATCTTACCGTCCTGGTTCTTCCCAGTATACGTCCAGACCAAACTCATCCCTTGGACACGCAGGCTCATCACCACTAATTCCCCTTGGGCATCGCCCCTTCAGCCGTAGTCAGTCGGCGCTTACTGGAGGCAGCAATGGACAGCCTTCGAGGATGCCAGTATTGCATGAAGCAGATGCTGCATCATCAGACGCTATGTCAACCCTGGGCGAGTCATCACTCATGCCACTCCCGTCAGCTACACTCGATCGCTTCGCCAAATTGAGAAGTGGGCTGAATAATGGGTGCCAATGCGGTGGTGTCCGGAGAATCTGTCGTCGTTTCCCTACCGAGCAGCAAGGTCGCTTTGTATATGACTTGCTGAGGAGTGAACACCATCATCTCGTTGACCCTTATATTGTcagagatggtgatgacttCAGGATGACCGTGACTCGGTACGAGGGGCTGTGCAGCAAGCAGGTCAAGAAGAATCACTTGAAGCTTTACCGCGCCCCCCTTGCCTTTGCTCCTCACCCGGCCAACGTCCAGAGGTCCGTCCCCATCGACCCCTGGCTCCTGGGCTTCTGGCTTGGTGATGGGTCCACAGGCGGCCCGATCGTCTCCAGCTCCGATCTTGAGGTCAAAGTCTGGCTTCATAGCCATGTTGCGGAGCTCAACGCCAGCAGGCCAGCCGGGGCTCGCCCGCTCCACGTCAGCGAGCACCTCCAGCAGAAGGCTGGTGATGCTATTCCGGGGACTAATCACTATGCCAACCACAATACTTATACATATAAGATCTCCAGTCAGGAGGGGATGCCTGGGTATCACTGGAATCCCATCCAGGATGGCCTCCGTTCCCTTGGTCTCCTTGGTGACAAGAGTGGTGGTATCCCCGACTGCTACAAGACTGCGGATGAGGCTACTCGGCTGGCTGTCATCGCTGGCCTCATCGATTCTGATGGCTGTTATGTGAAGTCACACAATACCTACCGTTTTACGCAGCGCACCGATGAGCATAGGAAAATCGTTGAGGATCTCCGCGACTTGGCACTGAGTTGCGGTATCTCTGTCACAGGCATTGACAAAGAAGTCAATAACCAGAagtttggggatgggtggtCAGATATTCCTGGCGATGTCTTCATTTGCTACCTTGGCAAGGGGTCTGCTAAGTTCCAGCAATACCTCCTCATGCCTCGCAAGAGGATGAACATGGCCAAGACCTATTACACTGACGATGCCCGCCCCTTCACGGTCACAgacgttgaggaggatgattaTCGCGCGATTCAGGTCTCAGGGTCCCTATTTCAGCTTGGGAATGGCCTCGTTACTCACAATTGTCATTTG AACACTTGCCCTGTCGGTATCGCCACCCAGGATCCTGAGCTTCGCAAGAAGTTCACTGGTACTCCCGAGCACGTCATCAACTTCTTCTACTATGTTGCCAACGAGCTCCGtgccatcatggccaagcTTGGCTTCCGCACCGTGAACGAAATGATCGGTCGTGCTGAGGTCCTCAAGGTTCGCGAGGATCTGCGCACCAACAAGACCGCTAACATCGATCTTTCTCTCATTCTCACGCCTGCCCACAAGCTTCGCCCCGGTGTCGCCACCTTCAACGTCCGCAAGCAGGACCATCGCCTCTACGTCCGCCTCGACAACAAGCTCATCTCCGAGGCCGAGTTGACTCTTGACAAGGGTCTTCCCTCCCGCATCGAGTGCGACATTGTCAACACCGATCGTGCCATGGGTACTTCGCTCTCCTACCACGTCTCCAAGAGATTTGGCGAGGCTGGTCTCCCCATGGATACCATCCACGTCAACATCAAGGGCTCAGCCGGTCAGTCCTTCGGTGCTTTCCTCGCTCCTGGTATCACCCTGGAGCTCGAGGGTGATGCCAACGACTATGTCGGCAAGGGCTTGTCTGGTGGTCGCTTGATCGTGTACCCTCCTCGCTCGGCCGTcttcaaggctgaggagaacATTCTCATCGGCAACGTCTGCTTGTATGGTGCTACCAGCGGTACTGCCTTCTTccgtggtgttgctgctgagcgTTTCGCCGTCCGCAACTCCGGTGCCACCGCTGTcgttgagggtgttggtgaccACGGTTGCGAGTACATGACTGGTGGCCGCATCGTCATTCTTGGCAGCACTGGCCGCAACTTCGCTGCCGGTATGTCTGGTGGTATCGCCTACGTCCTCGACATCCACCAGGACTtcctcaccaagctcaacaCCGAAATGGTGGAGGCTGGCCCCGTCGAGGACCCCGAGGAAGTTGCCTACCTCCGCGGTCTCATCGaggatcaccaccactacaCTGGCTCCGAGCTTGCGGCCCGCATCCTGGTCGACTTCAACCGCGCCCTTCCCCGTTTCATCAAGGTCTTGCCTGTTGACTACAAGCGCGTccttgccgaggaggctgctaaggctgctgaggccaAGCGTGCTGAATACAACCTTCCCATCGTCTCTGGCGTtgagcagaagaaggaggccaagaaggatgtcaagaaggagcaCACCGAGAAGCTTGCTGATATCGAAGAGAGCTTCGGTGACCAGACCcgtgacaagaagaaggctctTGTGCTCGACAAAACCAAGGGCTTCATGAAGTACCAGCGCCGCTCTGAGAAGTACCGCAGCGCCAAGACGCGTGTCAAGGACTGGGCCGAGCTTTCTCAGAGactcgacgaggacgagctcAAGTACCAGTCCGCTCGCTGCATGGACTGCGGTGTCCCCTTCTGCCAGTCTGATACTGGTTgccccatctccaacatcattCCCAAGTGGAACGAGCTTGTTTTCCAGAACCAGTGGCAGGACGCCCTCAACCGTCTCCTCATGACCAACAACTTCCCCGAGTTCACTGGTCGTGTTTGCCCTGCTCCCTGCGAGGGTGCTTGCGTTCTCGGCATCAACGAAGACCCCGTTGGCATCAAGTCCATCGAGTGCGCCATCATTGACAGAGGTTTCGAGAAGGGCTGGATGGTTCCCAACCCTCCTGAGGTCCGCACCGGCAAGAAGGTTGCCATCATTGGTTCTGGTCCCGCTGGTCTTGCTGCCGCCGATCAGCTGAACAAGGCTGGCCATCTTGTCACCGTCTACGAGCGTGCTGACCGTCTTGGTGGTCTGCTCATGTATGGTATCCCCAACATGAAGCTTGACAAGCGCATCGTCGACAGACGCACCAAGTTCATGGCCGACGAGGGTGTCATCTTCAAGACCGGTGTTTCCATCGGCGACGATATCAAGCTGATGGATCTCAAGGCTGAGAATGATGCtgtcatcatcgccaccggTGCCACTGTCGCTCGTGACCTTCCCATCAAGGGCCGCAACCTCGAGGGCATCCACTTCGCCATGGAGTTCCTTCACAAGAACACCAAGTCTCTGCTTGACTCCGAGCTGGCTGACGGTTCTTACATCTCTGCCAAGGACAAGCACGTCGTTGtcattggtggtggtgataccgGTAACGACTGCATCGGTACCTCTGTCCGCCACGGTGCCAAGTCGGTTGTCAACTTTGAGCTGCTGCCTCAGCCTCCCCCGGAGCGTGCGCGCGACAACCCGTGGCCCCAGTGGCCCCGCATCTACCGTGTCGACTACGGTCACACTGAGGTGGCTCAACACACAGGCAAGGACCCCCGTGAGTTCTGCATCATGTCGGAGGAGTTTGTCGACGACGGCAGCGGCAAGGTGAAGGGCATCAACACCGTCCGTGTTGAGTGGACCAAGTCTGCCAGCGGTGGTTGGGACATGAAGAAGGTTGAGGGTTCTCAGCAGTTCTTCCCTGccgacctcgtcctcttGTCCATGGGTTTCTTGGGACCTGAGGCTCGTGTCTTGGGTGACGAGATCGAGAAGGACGCTCGCAAGAACGTCAAGACTCCTGCTGGGAAGTACAGCACCAATGTGGAGGGTGTCTTCGCGGCTGGTGATTGCCGTCGTGGACAGTCGCTTATCGTTTGGGGTATCAATGAGGGTCGCCAGGCTGCTCGCGAGGTTGATTTGTATCTTGAGAAGAACACCAGCTTGCCTGTCACTGGTGGTATCGTCAAGAGGActgctgaggaggtgttTACTGCTATTGCTTGA
- a CDS encoding hypothetical protein (EggNog:ENOG503P3KX; COG:S) produces the protein MFTTLPDLTPRDSHSSWYTSPRRPHPPQQSHHPSTAFTESSTTLDNNSLVPPPPPPNSRHNNKSSSSTNSIIDRSLLGRLKADEDLIRRRQAHIATHGQQWLKPPGLAKTLFQMREEKREQEEHAEAVRREMVAQELAEAQAAEEEQGVEEGEEEEGMEVDLDGEIPEGMMDMEEEDLDDEILEGDLDDDDDDDLDDAVPGEDLDDEIPEGDLDDDIPEGGGFGYDGASDDTDEEEGDTEQNINNTFQTAQFDTSGDESSSVDPNDVSLTEVQQQRRMERRELQSRVAIVRAQEQRMRDLMAQQSQPRHGNNNSNDDDLYGGNDNDDNHYRDGGANDMLEEEDIVSSRQPEGGVESGGDMDMGADLDDEIPDASGISGVSGGAGFGMDGAGYEHTDSEAELSDDGTQGNVSFARGGGSVRWQQQQQGNFRSSAVGPPPQQQQQNFRNSGGNFRSSGMGRFDPRSSLNHDISGFLSLDGSSMIGSSPHASFRRSRHG, from the exons ATGTTCACTACCTTACCCGACCTCACCCCCCGAGAT AGCCACTCCTCATGGtacacctccccccgccgcccccaccccccccaacaatcccaccacccctccacagccttcaccgaatcctccaccacccttgACAACAACTCCCtagtcccccctccccctccccccaactcccgccacaacaacaaatcatcctcctccaccaactcaaTCATCGACCGCTCCTTGTTAGGCCGCCTAAAAGCCGACGAGGACCTCATCCGCCGTCGCCAAGCCCACATCGCGACCCACGGCCAGCAATGGCTTAAACCCCCCGGTCTAGCCAAGACATTATTCCAGATGAGGGAAGAGAAACGTGAACAAGAGGAGCACGCCGAGGCGGTAAGAAGGGAGATGGTAGCGcaggagctggccgaggcgcaggctgccgaggaggagcagggtgttgaggaaggtgaggaagaagaggggatGGAGGTTGATTTGGATGGGGAGATTCCcgaggggatgatggacatggaagaagaggatttGGATGATGAAATTCTCGAGGGTgatcttgatgatgatgatgatgatgatctggaTGATGCGGTGCCaggggaggatttggatgatgagataCCCGAGGGAGACTTGGATGATGATATAcccgagggaggggggtttgggtaTGATGGTGCGAGTGATGATAcggacgaagaggagggggacacGGAGcagaacatcaacaacactttTCAAACCGCGCAGTTTGACACGTCGGGAGATGAAAGCAGTTCTGTCGACCCGAACGATGTTTCGCTTACCGAGGTGCAACAGCAGCGccggatggagaggagggagcttCAGTCACGGGTGGCTATCGTTCGTGCGCAGGAGCAGAGGATGAGAGATCTCATGGCGCAGCAGAGCCAACCGAGACATGGGAATAACAACAGTAACGACGATGATTTGTATGGTGGGAATGACAATGACGACAACCACTACCGCGACGGAGGAGCGAATGACatgttggaagaggaagacatTGTTTCGTCTCGGCAGccggaagggggggttgagtCGGGGGGTGATATGGACATGGGGGCTGACCTGGACGACGAGATTCCTGACGCGAGCGGGATCAGTGGGGTTAGCGGTGGTGCCGGGTTCGGGATGGACGGGGCGGGTTATGAGCATACTGACTCTGAGGCTGAGCTTAGCGATGATGGGACGCAGGGGAATGTTAGTTTTGCCAGAGGCGGGGGGAGTGTTagatggcagcagcaacagcaggggAATTTCAGGAGCAGTGCTGTTGGCccaccgccgcagcagcagcagcagaattTCAGGAATAGTGGGGGGAACTTTAGGAGcagtgggatgggaaggttTGATCCTAGGTCGAGTCTGAATCACGATATTAGTGGGTTTTTGAGCTTGGACGGGAGTAGTATGATTGGGAGTAGTCCTCATGCTAGTTTTAGGAGGAGTCGACATGGTTAA